The following proteins are encoded in a genomic region of Coffea eugenioides isolate CCC68of chromosome 6, Ceug_1.0, whole genome shotgun sequence:
- the LOC113774410 gene encoding uncharacterized protein LOC113774410, with the protein MDAEKILSIPINLAGKEDSNFWIHSPTGQYTVNTGYKVLMKDKGNQTMNSYNGAGTSVHSTSKQMWSCLWKLNIKHKLKTFMWKCINNALPVSEVIFSRSKKGDPICKVCGEGVETVEHVLLNCKQAKQVWHIAPVQWEGARDKQGCFKDWWNEIVGARSRQAGDEHLGLTVNILWQLWKSRNEWEFNNKQRHALTTTQKAQEEWLEFCEAYKDKEQLSTAETAANQIQRIEVENAEMIQVKIAALRRPNSKEVGIGVTAMTEGKVVVAAWAMHERSYNCPQLDEAEAIKLAMCKLAVKGWRIVIIQSCNKQLIQQICSGRASNIKLYTLVDDILSLKALFHMCSFCAISKVDNQISIRVGDYALGIIHDEEWFNPLCC; encoded by the coding sequence ATGGATGCAGAAAAGATCCTAAGCATTCCTATCAACTTAGCAGGGAAGGAGGACAGTAACTTCTGGATACATTCTCCAACGGGGCAATACACAGTGAACACAGGATATAAGGTACTCATGAAAGACAAGGGAAACCAGACTATGAATAGCTATAATGGGGCAGGTACAAGTGTACACAGTACATCAAAACAGATGTGGTCTTGCCTATGGAAACTAAACATCAAGCATAAACTGAAGACCTTCATGTGGAAATGCATCAACAATGCTCTCCCAGTCAGCGAAGTAATCTTTAGTAGATCGAAAAAAGGTGATCCCATCTGTAAAGTCTGTGGAGAAGGAGTGGAGACTGTGGAACATGTGCTTCTGAACTGCAAACAGGCCAAGCAGGTATGGCATATAGCACCAGTACAATGGGAGGGTGCTAGGGATAAACAAGGCTGTTTCAAGGACTGGTGGAATGAAATTGTAGGAGCCAGATCTAGGCAGGCTGGCGATGAACATCTTGGTCTAACAGTTAACATTTTATGGCAACTATGGAAAAGCAGGAATGAGTGGGAATTCAACAACAAACAAAGGCATGCATTGACAACAACTCAGAAAGCTCAAGAAGAGTGGTTAGAGTTCTGCGAAGCATACAAAGACAAAGAGCAATTGAGCACAGCAGAAACAGCTGCAAACCAGATTCAAAGAATAGAAGTGGAGAATGCAGAGATGATTCAAGTGAAGATCGCTGCACTAAGAAGACCGAACAGCAAAGAGGTTGGAATAGGGGTGACTGCTATGACTGAAGGAAAGGTTGTTGTGGCAGCTTGGGCAATGCATGAAAGAAGCTACAACTGCCCACAATTGGACGAAGCTGAGGCTATCAAGCTAGCTATGTGTAAGTTAGCAGTCAAAGGCTGGAGGATAGTCATCATACAGAGCTGCAACAAGCAACTTATTCAGCAAATCTGTTCCGGAAGAGCTTCTAATATCAAACTGTATACTCTAGTTGATGATATTCTTAGCTTGAAAGCTCTGTTTCATATGTGCTCTTTTTGTGCTATTTCTAAAGTTGATAATCAGATTAGCATTAGAGTTGGTGATTATGCATTAGGCATTATACATGATGAGGAATGGTTCAATCCTCTGTGCTGTTGA
- the LOC113774411 gene encoding uncharacterized protein LOC113774411 translates to MFSCQFVASPSSSSAPTLASSFLWSIRKPLPPIFLSCPSSSSSSTFLRFSSSLPQQPLRCAVLGAGFAGLSVAWHLLQHGSRDLPLLVDIYDEVGIGGGASGVAGGLLHPYSPKVKLLWRAEECWNESLKLIRIAERARQSKVLNTERQEAVQSMNFSIIRRRLVLSLVSYEILGCVSSAVLSHTGLLLKIHTHQSKDKATVGIGISATDSMGSVPWTRVFGSSREYNAVVICLGARAAFLPEFSGILPLRTCRGVVTHMQLSDNIREEYPQHSPSILSDAWLAVEGPRDLYLGSTWEWRSTNYSRTVPTVEASEALQELLSKGSVIYPAISNWTVRGAVAGLRAMPPLTPHGSSQDLITQKRWNRVVVL, encoded by the exons ATGTTTTCTTGTCAATTTGTGGCATctccatcatcatcatcagcgCCAACGCTCGCTAGTTCATTTCTATGGAGCATCAGAAAACCCCTTCCACCAATCTTCCTTTCTtgtccttcttcttcttcgtcttCCACTTTCCTTCGCTTTTCTTCCTCGCTCCCTCAGCAGCCTCTCAG GTGTGCTGTTCTTGGTGCTGGCTTTGCTGGGCTTTCTGTTGCTTGGCATTTGTTGCAG CACGGCTCCAGGGATTTGCCTTTGTTAGTTGACATATATGATGAAGTTGGTATCGGTGGGGGTGCATCAGGAGTGGCTGGTGGACTTCTCCACCCGTATTCTCCTAAAG TTAAGCTTCTCTGGCGAGCTGAGGAGTGCTGGAATGAGAGTTTAAAGCTCATACGCATTGCAGAGCGTGCTAGACAGTCCAAGGTGCTGAACACAGAAAGACAAGAAGCTGTTCAGAGTATGAATTTTTCTATTATCAGGAGACGGTTGGTCCTTTCTCTTGTATCATATGAAATTCTGGGATGTGTCTCATCTGCAGTTCT GAGCCATACTGGACTGCTGTTAAAGATTCACACCCACCAAAGTAAAGATAAGGCAACCGTGGGGATTGGAATCTCAGCAACAGACTCTATGGGTTCGGTACCTTGGACAAGAGTCTTTGGCTCTTCAA GGGAGTATAACGCTGTGGTCATTTGTCTTGGTGCCAGAGCAGCTTTTCTGCCAGAGTTCTCTGGAATACTTCCCTTGAGAACATGTAGAGGTGTTGTTACACACATGCAGCTCTCTGATAATATCAG AGAAGAATATCCGCAGCATAGTCCCTCAATCCTGTCAGATGCCTGGCTTGCTGTAGAGGGTCCTCGAGATCTGTATTTGGGCTCAACATGGGAATGGAGGTCAACAAATTATTCAAGGACTGTCCCAACAGTAGAAGCTTCTGAAGCCTTACAAGAACTTCTATCAAAGGGATCTGTTATATATCCTGCTATAAGCAACTGGACAGTCAGAGGAGCAGTTGCAGGACTAAGGGCAATGCCACCACTCACCCCTCATGGATCGTCACAAGACCTAATCACTCAGAAGAGATGGAATAGAGTGGTAGTGCTCTGA
- the LOC113774409 gene encoding transcription factor E2FA-like, with protein MSGGNAYGSKVTPSTPLSNAKGGKARSCRNDRSLGLQTKNFVNLIKHAEDGILNLNEAAKTLEMSKRRIYDIKSVLGGIGLIEKELKSTIRWTGLGASRQPDLQAEVENLSMEERRLDDRIRWLFVTFEDIKAVPCFQNETIIAIKAPYSTVLEVPDPFVTCEDIKAVPCFQAVDYPQRRYEMTLRSTMGPIDVYFISQFEDVIDEPIQTRCGGFRGNEAFWSKLFKTNTILS; from the exons ATGTCTGGAGGAAACGCATACGGATCAAAGGTCACACCTTCAACTCCTTTGTCCAATGCCAAAGGAGGAAAAGCAAGGAGCTGCCGCAATGACAGATCTTTGG GTCTTCAGACAAAAAATTTCGTCAACTTGATAAAGCATGCAGAGGATGGAATTCTTAATTTGAACGAGGCAGCAAAGACGTTGGAG ATGTCAAAAAGACGGATATATGACATTAAAAGTGTTCTTGGAGGAATTGGTCTAATTGAAAAGGAATTGAAAAGTACAATCCGTTGGAC GGGCCTTGGCGCGTCAAGACAACCAGATCTGCAGGCAGAAGTTGAGAATCTTTCCATGGAAGAACGAAGATTAGATGATCGAATCAG ATGGCTTTTTGTGACTTTCGAGGATATCAAGGCTGTGCCTTGCTTTCAG AATGAAACTATTATAGCCATTAAAGCTCCATATAGTACTGTTCTAGAAGTCCCAGATCCTTTTGTGACTTGCGAGGATATCAAGGCTGTGCCTTGCTTTCAG GCTGTTGATTATCCACAAAGGAGATATGAAATGACCCTCAGAAGCACAATGGGGCCCATTGATGTCTACTTTATCAG CCAATTTGAGGATGTAATTGATGAGCCCATTCAAACGAGATGTGGAGGATTTCGTGGGAATGAAGCTTTTTGGTCCAAGTTGTTCAAGACTAATACAATTTTAAGTTAA